The nucleotide sequence TCCAGGGTTTTCTGGACACAATTTTGTCCTTAATCACGCCGCGCACTCAGTGAGCACGATCTGCCTTTCGCGGACCTGGCTCGGCGTCTTGTAGCCGTGCCTGCCGATGATCCATTGCCGGTTGTAGGTTTCCTTGAATTTCAGCAGGGCCTTCCTCAACTCTTCGACCGTGTTGAATCGCCTGACCCAAAGCAGATTTTCCTTGAGGATGCGAACGAATCGTTCCGCGATGCCATTGCCTTGGG is from Desulfovibrio oxyclinae DSM 11498 and encodes:
- a CDS encoding integrase core domain-containing protein — protein: QGNGIAERFVRILKENLLWVRRFNTVEELRKALLKFKETYNRQWIIGRHGYKTPSQVRERQIVLTECAA